The Micromonospora krabiensis genome window below encodes:
- a CDS encoding class I SAM-dependent methyltransferase, which translates to MTGEPRIGDVVGELLRDTLAVATGVGPRPLVGGRLPRPVIEIIERDDGLINGAPAAPYLDPPAWWQPYDRRAVDRARGETLDVGVGAGRIALALQERGVPVTGLDTSAGALDVCRRRGVRRLVHGTVDTHVADGARYDTFLMLGNNLGLFEGRERAPGLLAALAALARPGAQIIAHGTDPYGTRDPVHTAYHERNRRRGRLGGQLRLRLRYRELATEWFDYLVCSPDEFAELVRGSAWQLTDVDDRDAPYYLATLRLTG; encoded by the coding sequence GTGACCGGCGAGCCGCGAATTGGTGACGTGGTCGGTGAGCTGCTGCGGGACACGCTCGCCGTGGCCACCGGCGTCGGCCCGCGGCCGCTGGTCGGCGGTCGGCTGCCCCGTCCGGTCATCGAGATCATCGAACGGGACGACGGGCTGATCAACGGTGCCCCCGCCGCGCCCTACCTCGACCCGCCGGCCTGGTGGCAGCCGTACGACCGCCGGGCGGTGGACCGGGCGCGCGGCGAGACCCTGGACGTCGGCGTCGGCGCCGGGCGGATCGCGCTGGCGTTGCAGGAGCGCGGCGTCCCCGTCACCGGGCTGGACACGTCGGCCGGCGCGCTGGACGTGTGCCGGCGCCGGGGCGTACGCCGCCTGGTGCACGGCACCGTGGACACCCACGTGGCCGACGGCGCCCGCTACGACACGTTCCTGATGCTCGGCAACAACCTCGGGCTCTTCGAGGGACGGGAGCGCGCGCCGGGGCTGCTCGCCGCCCTCGCGGCGCTGGCCCGACCGGGGGCGCAGATCATCGCCCACGGCACCGACCCGTACGGCACCCGGGACCCGGTGCACACCGCCTACCACGAGCGCAACCGTCGCCGGGGTCGGCTCGGCGGGCAGCTGCGGCTCCGGCTGCGCTACCGCGAGCTCGCCACCGAGTGGTTCGACTACCTCGTCTGCTCGCCGGACGAGTTCGCGGAGCTGGTCCGGGGCAGTGCCTGGCAGCTCACCGATGTGGACGACCGGGACGCCCCGTACTACCTGGCCACGCTCCGCCTGACGGGCTGA
- a CDS encoding enoyl-CoA hydratase/isomerase family protein encodes MSGLRVEERPDRLVVTLDRPEKRNAIDADLIGELHAVCAELEARPRLLLLTGGAEGIFAGGADIGQLRERGRLDALAAINSAAFARIRALPMPTVAAVDGPALGGGAELAYACDLRVCTERAVFGQPEVRLGILAGAGATHRLPALIGEARAKELLFTGRRVDAAEALRIGLVNRVVAEPDELLPTAHELLDEMAKGSALALRLTKLAVDAPAAAHPQLDLVSQAVLFEDEEKRRRMTEFLDRRRSR; translated from the coding sequence GTGAGCGGGCTGCGGGTCGAGGAGCGTCCGGACCGCCTCGTCGTCACGTTGGACCGGCCGGAGAAGCGCAACGCGATCGACGCCGACCTGATCGGCGAGCTGCACGCGGTCTGCGCCGAGTTGGAGGCCCGGCCCCGGCTGCTGCTGCTGACCGGCGGGGCGGAGGGCATCTTCGCCGGTGGCGCCGACATCGGTCAGCTCCGTGAGCGGGGCCGGCTGGACGCCCTCGCCGCGATCAACTCGGCGGCCTTCGCCCGGATCCGGGCGCTGCCCATGCCGACCGTGGCGGCCGTGGACGGTCCGGCGCTGGGCGGCGGCGCAGAGTTGGCGTACGCCTGCGATCTGCGGGTGTGCACGGAGCGGGCCGTCTTCGGTCAGCCGGAGGTGCGGCTGGGCATTCTGGCCGGCGCCGGCGCGACCCACCGGCTGCCCGCGCTGATCGGCGAGGCGCGGGCCAAGGAGCTGCTCTTCACCGGCCGCCGGGTGGACGCGGCGGAGGCCCTGCGGATCGGCCTGGTCAACCGGGTGGTGGCCGAGCCGGACGAGCTGCTGCCCACTGCCCACGAGCTGCTCGACGAGATGGCCAAGGGGTCGGCCCTGGCGCTGCGGCTCACCAAGCTCGCCGTGGACGCGCCCGCGGCCGCCCACCCCCAGCTCGACCTCGTGAGCCAGGCCGTGCTCTTCGAGGACGAGGAGAAGCGCCGCCGGATGACCGAGTTCCTCGACCGGCGACGCAGCCGCTGA
- the purM gene encoding phosphoribosylformylglycinamidine cyclo-ligase gives MTHVSERSGAGSSPTGAGGDRQPWTAGTSRPTRKRSVSYADAGVSIEAGDRAVELLKSKVRQTRRPEVLGDLGGFAGLFRLDTQKYKNPILASSTDGVGTKLVIAQQMDIHDTVGIDLVAMVVDDLVACGAEPLFLLDYIATGEVVPDKVAEIGAGIADGCRYAGCALLGGETAEHPGVLRPDEYDISATGVGVVEESEILSPERVEVGDVVIAMRSSGLHSNGYSLVRHVLLGAGRMRLDVVIDDFGRQRTLGEELLTPTKIYAQDCLKLIAEAEVRALAHVTGGGIPGNLVRILPEHVDAVVNRSTWRPQPVFDLIQSKGRIEDPEMEATFNMGVGMFAIVSAEDADRALATLTGRGVEAWQAGEIIEGSGTVQMIGQHTRG, from the coding sequence GTGACGCACGTGTCCGAGCGCAGCGGCGCAGGAAGCAGCCCGACCGGCGCTGGCGGCGACCGCCAGCCGTGGACGGCCGGCACCAGCCGCCCGACGCGCAAACGCTCGGTCTCGTACGCGGACGCCGGCGTGTCCATCGAGGCGGGCGACCGCGCGGTCGAGCTGCTCAAGTCCAAGGTGCGGCAGACCCGGCGCCCCGAGGTGCTGGGTGACCTGGGTGGCTTCGCCGGCCTGTTCCGGCTCGACACCCAGAAGTACAAGAACCCGATCCTCGCCTCGTCGACGGACGGCGTGGGCACCAAGTTGGTGATCGCCCAGCAGATGGACATCCACGACACGGTCGGCATCGACCTGGTCGCGATGGTCGTCGACGACCTGGTCGCGTGCGGGGCCGAGCCGCTCTTCCTGCTCGACTACATCGCCACCGGTGAGGTCGTGCCGGACAAGGTCGCCGAGATCGGCGCGGGCATCGCCGACGGCTGCCGCTACGCCGGCTGCGCGCTGCTCGGCGGCGAGACCGCCGAGCACCCGGGTGTCCTGCGCCCCGACGAGTACGACATCTCCGCCACCGGCGTCGGCGTGGTGGAGGAGAGCGAGATCCTCAGCCCGGAGCGGGTCGAGGTCGGCGACGTGGTGATCGCCATGCGTTCGTCCGGGCTGCACTCCAACGGCTACTCGCTGGTGCGGCACGTGCTCCTCGGCGCCGGCCGGATGCGGCTCGACGTGGTGATCGACGATTTCGGCCGGCAGCGCACGCTGGGCGAGGAGCTGCTCACCCCCACCAAGATCTACGCGCAGGACTGCCTCAAGCTGATCGCCGAGGCCGAGGTGCGGGCGCTGGCCCACGTCACCGGTGGCGGCATCCCGGGCAACCTGGTGCGGATCCTGCCCGAGCACGTCGACGCCGTGGTCAACCGCTCGACGTGGCGCCCGCAGCCGGTCTTCGACCTGATCCAGTCCAAGGGCCGGATCGAGGACCCGGAGATGGAGGCCACGTTCAACATGGGCGTGGGCATGTTCGCGATCGTCTCCGCCGAGGACGCCGACCGCGCGCTGGCCACGCTCACCGGCCGCGGCGTCGAGGCGTGGCAGGCTGGCGAGATCATCGAGGGCTCCGGGACCGTTCAGATGATCGGGCAGCACACCCGCGGGTGA
- a CDS encoding 3-hydroxyacyl-CoA dehydrogenase family protein: MSERFVVVGAGTMGLGIAYVAAGAGHAVELVEVDPDRGAAAATRLGELWDRAVGRGKLTAEQAAANRTRVTLRAALAEVAPGPDVVVEAVPERLDLKRAVLRDAEALDPALLGSNTSSIAIGELAAGLARPDRFVGLHFFNPVWAMALLEVVVGSATAEETTAAAVALAGRLGKDPVVVRDMPGFATSRLGVTLGLEAIRMVADGVASPADIDKAMVLGYRHPVGPLELTDLVGLDVRLDIARTLQAAYGDRFAPPPLLAEMVAAGRLGKKSGQGFYHWEDGVKAVRPAVADGGSSR, from the coding sequence GTGAGCGAACGGTTCGTGGTGGTCGGCGCCGGCACGATGGGGCTCGGCATCGCGTACGTGGCGGCGGGTGCCGGTCACGCCGTCGAGCTGGTGGAGGTGGACCCCGACCGGGGAGCCGCCGCCGCGACCCGGCTCGGTGAGCTGTGGGACCGGGCGGTGGGACGCGGCAAGCTGACCGCCGAACAGGCGGCCGCCAACCGGACCCGGGTCACCCTGCGCGCCGCCCTGGCCGAGGTCGCCCCCGGGCCCGACGTCGTCGTGGAGGCGGTGCCGGAGCGGCTCGACCTCAAGCGGGCCGTGCTGCGGGACGCGGAGGCCCTCGACCCGGCGCTGCTCGGCAGCAACACGTCCAGCATCGCGATCGGCGAGCTGGCCGCCGGGCTGGCCCGGCCGGACCGCTTCGTCGGGTTGCACTTCTTCAACCCGGTCTGGGCGATGGCGCTGCTGGAGGTCGTGGTCGGGTCGGCCACCGCCGAGGAGACCACCGCGGCGGCCGTGGCGCTCGCCGGCCGGCTCGGCAAGGACCCCGTCGTCGTACGCGACATGCCCGGCTTCGCCACCTCACGGCTCGGGGTCACCCTCGGCCTGGAGGCGATCCGGATGGTGGCGGACGGGGTGGCCAGCCCCGCCGACATCGACAAGGCGATGGTGCTCGGCTATCGGCACCCGGTCGGGCCACTGGAGCTGACCGACCTGGTCGGCCTGGACGTCCGGCTCGACATCGCACGCACCCTCCAGGCCGCGTACGGGGACCGCTTCGCGCCGCCGCCGCTGCTGGCGGAGATGGTGGCCGCCGGCCGGCTGGGCAAGAAGTCCGGGCAGGGCTTCTACCACTGGGAAGACGGCGTGAAAGCGGTCCGCCCCGCGGTCGCGGACGGCGGGTCGAGCCGGTGA
- the amcB gene encoding cyclophane-forming radical SAM peptide maturase AmcB: protein MRGIAAVPSYVVMQPTTLCNLDCAYCYLPFRAADRRMPVPVAEAVAASVNPWAAEGRFSVVWHGGEPLTAGREHLAALLAPFAPEVEHHVQTNATLIDDAWCAFFAEHRIRVSVSVDGPRERNGDRVTRGGRPAYDRILRGVAALRRHGLPFSALAVVSRPRAGLATELYDYFLDLGCDVLGINIEETEGVNTRDNAHDPADVTAFWAELVAAWRRVPRIHLREVEWSLRYAAAVLDDVADDVLPRQLDPIPTIGHDGSVTVLSPELAGFTDPRYGDFSSGNVLAAPLAEILAGATRTPWVGEFLAGVEACRSGCPYFGFCGGGHAANRYFELGRFDGTETEHCRNSKIRLLEGVLEHARDHESPAA from the coding sequence ATGCGTGGGATCGCCGCCGTTCCGTCGTACGTCGTGATGCAGCCCACCACCCTCTGCAACCTTGACTGCGCGTACTGCTACCTGCCGTTCCGGGCCGCCGACCGACGGATGCCGGTGCCGGTCGCGGAGGCGGTCGCCGCGTCGGTGAACCCGTGGGCGGCCGAGGGCCGCTTCTCGGTGGTCTGGCACGGGGGTGAGCCCCTGACGGCCGGCCGTGAGCACCTGGCGGCGCTGCTGGCGCCGTTCGCACCCGAGGTCGAGCACCACGTGCAGACCAACGCCACGCTGATCGACGACGCCTGGTGCGCGTTCTTCGCCGAGCACCGGATCCGCGTGAGCGTGAGCGTGGACGGGCCGCGGGAGCGCAACGGCGACCGGGTCACCCGGGGCGGCCGACCCGCGTACGACCGGATCCTGCGCGGCGTCGCCGCGCTGCGCCGGCACGGGCTGCCGTTCTCGGCGCTCGCGGTGGTCTCCCGTCCCCGCGCGGGGCTGGCCACGGAGCTGTACGACTACTTCCTCGACCTGGGCTGCGACGTGCTCGGCATCAACATCGAGGAGACCGAGGGGGTCAACACGCGCGACAACGCGCACGACCCGGCCGACGTCACCGCGTTCTGGGCGGAGCTGGTGGCGGCGTGGCGCCGGGTGCCGCGGATCCACCTGCGCGAGGTCGAGTGGTCGTTGCGGTACGCCGCGGCGGTGCTGGACGACGTCGCGGACGACGTGCTGCCGCGGCAGCTGGACCCGATCCCCACGATCGGGCACGACGGCTCGGTGACCGTGCTCTCCCCGGAGCTGGCCGGCTTCACCGACCCGCGCTACGGCGACTTCAGCAGCGGCAACGTGCTGGCCGCCCCGCTGGCCGAGATCCTGGCCGGGGCGACGCGTACGCCCTGGGTGGGTGAGTTCCTGGCCGGGGTCGAGGCCTGCCGGTCCGGTTGCCCCTACTTCGGTTTCTGTGGCGGGGGCCACGCGGCCAACCGCTACTTCGAGCTGGGGCGTTTTGACGGTACGGAGACCGAGCACTGCCGCAACAGCAAGATCCGCCTATTGGAGGGAGTGTTGGAGCATGCCCGAGACCACGAGTCACCGGCAGCCTGA
- a CDS encoding DUF2786 domain-containing protein, with protein sequence MSEAMLSKVRKLLAQAEDPACTPAESAAFMAKATELIARYGVDRALLAACDPATDPVGDRVVEVVAPYARDKAGLLAAVADPLRCRCVRRPRDDGFTLHLFGFASDLERVDLLFTSLLVQAAHGLAGAAVPAGEHPAAFRRSWLAGFAQVIGARLRAAEAEAADGSGAPGVALVLADRSDQVRRRLAEVYPRLRTAPRRRLAGSGFGPGAAAGHRADLGGRTVDTGPGVERGIAG encoded by the coding sequence ATGTCCGAGGCCATGCTGAGCAAGGTGCGCAAGCTGCTGGCGCAGGCCGAGGACCCGGCCTGCACGCCCGCCGAGTCGGCGGCCTTCATGGCCAAGGCGACCGAGTTGATCGCCCGCTACGGGGTCGACCGGGCGCTGCTCGCGGCCTGCGACCCCGCCACCGACCCGGTCGGCGACCGGGTGGTCGAGGTCGTCGCCCCGTACGCCCGGGACAAGGCCGGGCTGCTCGCCGCGGTCGCCGACCCGCTGCGCTGCCGCTGCGTACGGCGTCCGCGCGACGACGGGTTCACCCTCCACCTGTTCGGCTTCGCGAGTGACCTGGAGCGGGTCGACCTTCTCTTCACCTCGCTGCTGGTGCAGGCGGCGCACGGCCTGGCCGGCGCCGCCGTCCCGGCGGGCGAACACCCGGCGGCGTTCCGCCGCTCGTGGCTCGCCGGGTTCGCGCAGGTGATCGGCGCGCGGCTGCGGGCCGCCGAGGCCGAGGCGGCGGACGGCTCCGGCGCCCCCGGGGTGGCGCTCGTCCTGGCCGACCGGTCCGACCAGGTGCGGCGCCGGCTCGCCGAGGTCTATCCCCGACTGCGCACCGCGCCGCGCCGGCGGCTCGCGGGCAGCGGGTTCGGTCCCGGGGCGGCGGCCGGCCACCGCGCGGACCTCGGCGGTCGCACCGTGGACACCGGCCCGGGCGTGGAGCGCGGCATCGCCGGCTGA
- a CDS encoding BldC family transcriptional regulator: protein MASRTHEPEPLLTPAEVASMFRVDPKTVTRWAKAGKLSAIRTLGGHRRYRESEVRALLQGQIPQQRQGD from the coding sequence ATGGCATCGCGAACGCACGAACCAGAGCCGCTACTCACACCGGCCGAGGTGGCGTCGATGTTCCGTGTCGACCCGAAGACGGTGACCCGGTGGGCCAAGGCGGGCAAGCTCTCCGCCATCCGCACCCTCGGCGGACACCGCCGGTACCGCGAGTCGGAGGTCAGGGCCCTGCTGCAGGGGCAGATTCCCCAGCAGCGCCAGGGAGACTGA
- a CDS encoding PPOX class F420-dependent oxidoreductase, which translates to MATLDRLSAEKYILLTTFRRDGREVPTPVWAVRDGDGLAVWTAADSGKVKRIRRNGSVTVAPCDVRGRPHGAAVPARATLYDPAGSRRIRGLIKHKYRVLGRLTLLGSRLRRGDGGTVGIRITLAEGQT; encoded by the coding sequence GTGGCCACCTTGGACCGCCTGTCGGCCGAGAAGTACATCCTTCTGACGACCTTCCGACGCGACGGTCGTGAGGTCCCGACGCCCGTGTGGGCGGTCCGCGACGGCGACGGCCTGGCGGTGTGGACGGCGGCCGACTCCGGCAAGGTCAAGCGGATCCGGCGCAACGGGTCCGTCACGGTCGCGCCCTGCGACGTCCGGGGTCGACCGCACGGCGCGGCGGTGCCGGCCCGGGCGACGCTCTACGACCCGGCGGGCAGCCGGCGGATCCGGGGGCTGATCAAGCACAAGTACCGGGTGCTCGGCCGGTTGACCCTGCTGGGCAGTCGGCTGCGCCGGGGGGACGGCGGCACGGTCGGCATCCGGATCACCCTCGCGGAGGGCCAGACATGA
- a CDS encoding ABC transporter substrate-binding protein, translating into MFKSRGSRTATLTVCATFLLATSACGTDTPEETPTQQARLYGTDGNMLNSFPAELKDRADLVDGMKGTTPLTPLPEDFKSRLRSVEPKLTDYLYSAETYDAVVISALAAQLAGSTDPAAIARQIVGVTNGGQRCEDVAGCLTLARAGQDIQYRSVSLTRAGFTDAGEPATASYATLHFDGQQINDGKTEFVGAGEESAASTKNPPKGSKQPTGDADREDGSPLVIGGLLPKTGELAIAYPPMAAGAELAIKEINAAGGVLGDPVTWAEGDDGTSPTVAKATVAKHIADGVPVIIGAGGSGISLAVLPDVVQAGRILFSPSNTDDGLTTADDKGLYFRTAPPDSLQGRALADVILRDGSQRVAIIARKDSYGEGLQAVVRKELERAGISADRLKLLTYQPPEGEDAPPVDFGAGAKEVKDFGADAVLLIGFGESAQVIRALADAGVQIRH; encoded by the coding sequence ATGTTCAAATCGCGCGGCTCGCGGACGGCCACACTGACCGTCTGCGCCACGTTCCTGCTCGCCACCAGCGCCTGCGGGACTGACACGCCCGAGGAGACGCCGACCCAACAGGCGCGCCTCTACGGGACCGACGGAAACATGCTCAATTCCTTCCCCGCGGAGTTGAAGGATCGCGCCGACCTGGTCGACGGCATGAAGGGCACCACGCCACTCACGCCGCTGCCGGAGGACTTCAAGAGCCGGCTACGGTCCGTGGAACCGAAGCTGACCGACTACCTGTACTCGGCGGAGACGTACGACGCCGTGGTGATCAGCGCGCTCGCCGCGCAGCTGGCCGGCAGCACCGACCCGGCCGCGATCGCGCGGCAGATCGTCGGCGTCACCAACGGCGGCCAGCGTTGCGAGGACGTGGCGGGCTGCCTGACCCTGGCCCGCGCCGGCCAGGACATCCAGTACCGCAGCGTCTCGCTGACCCGCGCCGGTTTCACCGACGCCGGCGAGCCGGCCACCGCGAGCTACGCCACCCTGCACTTCGACGGGCAGCAGATCAACGACGGCAAGACCGAGTTCGTCGGCGCCGGCGAGGAGTCGGCGGCCAGCACCAAGAACCCGCCGAAGGGGAGCAAGCAGCCGACCGGCGACGCCGACAGGGAGGACGGCTCGCCGCTGGTCATCGGCGGCCTGCTGCCGAAGACCGGTGAGTTGGCGATCGCGTACCCGCCGATGGCCGCGGGCGCGGAGCTGGCCATCAAGGAGATCAACGCCGCGGGCGGCGTCCTCGGCGACCCGGTCACCTGGGCCGAGGGCGACGACGGCACGAGCCCGACGGTGGCCAAGGCGACCGTCGCGAAGCACATCGCGGACGGGGTGCCGGTCATCATCGGCGCCGGCGGTTCGGGGATCTCCCTGGCGGTGCTGCCGGACGTGGTGCAGGCCGGCCGGATCCTGTTCTCGCCGTCGAACACCGACGACGGTCTGACCACCGCCGACGACAAGGGCCTCTACTTCCGCACCGCGCCGCCGGACAGCCTCCAGGGCCGGGCCCTGGCGGACGTGATCCTGCGGGACGGCTCGCAGCGGGTCGCGATCATCGCCCGTAAGGACTCCTACGGTGAGGGCCTGCAGGCCGTGGTCCGCAAGGAGTTGGAGCGGGCGGGCATCAGCGCCGACCGGCTCAAGCTGCTGACGTACCAGCCGCCGGAGGGCGAGGACGCCCCGCCGGTCGACTTCGGCGCCGGCGCCAAGGAGGTCAAGGACTTCGGGGCGGACGCCGTGCTGCTGATCGGGTTCGGCGAGTCGGCACAGGTGATCCGCGCGCTGGCCGACGCGGGCGTGCAGATCCGCCACTGA
- the amcA gene encoding multiple cyclophane-containing RiPP AmcA, which produces MPETTSHRQPERGAGTGPAGVAERVRDAAPGLVALLREAEDARRLRAEVAGGSGESAVCAWNHFENIPTFYNWNNRPR; this is translated from the coding sequence ATGCCCGAGACCACGAGTCACCGGCAGCCTGAGCGCGGGGCGGGCACGGGCCCGGCCGGCGTCGCCGAACGGGTTCGGGATGCCGCTCCGGGCCTTGTCGCCCTGCTGCGCGAGGCGGAGGACGCGCGGCGGCTCCGGGCGGAGGTGGCGGGCGGAAGCGGCGAGAGCGCGGTGTGCGCCTGGAACCACTTCGAGAACATCCCGACGTTCTACAACTGGAACAACCGACCGCGCTGA
- a CDS encoding Glu/Leu/Phe/Val family dehydrogenase, which produces MGVFASTDDPGSTGHEQVVFCQDTQTGLKAIIGIYSTALGPALGGTRFYPYESEEAALADVLDLSRGMAYKNALAGLDLGGGKAVIWGDPEQIKSEALLRAYGRFVESLGGRYYTACDVGTYVADMDVVARETRYVTGRSVEHGGAGDSSILTAWGVFQGMRAAAEHVWGAPTLRGRRVGVAGLGKVGKYLVGHLLDDGAEVVATDVNPRALEWARTTHPQVTLVDDSSMLVAADIDVYAPCALGGALNDDTVPALRAKVVAGAANNQLAHPGIEKLLADRGILYAPDYVVNAGGVIQVADEIEGFNFDRAKLRATRIYDTTREILQLADAEGVPPAVAADRLAERRMAEVGRLRTIHLR; this is translated from the coding sequence ATGGGCGTATTCGCGAGCACCGACGACCCCGGATCGACCGGCCACGAACAGGTCGTGTTCTGCCAGGACACGCAGACCGGTCTCAAGGCCATCATCGGGATCTACTCCACCGCGCTGGGGCCCGCGCTCGGCGGCACCCGCTTCTACCCGTACGAGAGCGAGGAGGCGGCCCTCGCCGACGTCCTCGACCTGTCCCGGGGCATGGCCTACAAGAACGCCCTCGCGGGGCTGGACCTCGGTGGCGGCAAGGCCGTCATCTGGGGTGACCCGGAGCAGATCAAGAGCGAGGCGCTGCTGCGCGCGTACGGGCGCTTCGTGGAGTCGCTCGGCGGCCGCTACTACACCGCCTGCGACGTCGGCACGTACGTGGCCGACATGGACGTGGTGGCCCGGGAGACGCGCTACGTCACCGGCCGCAGCGTGGAGCACGGCGGTGCCGGTGACTCGTCGATCCTCACCGCCTGGGGCGTCTTCCAGGGCATGCGCGCGGCGGCGGAGCACGTCTGGGGAGCGCCGACGCTGCGCGGCCGGCGAGTCGGTGTGGCCGGGCTGGGCAAGGTCGGCAAGTACCTGGTGGGCCACCTGCTCGACGACGGTGCCGAGGTCGTGGCGACGGACGTCAACCCGCGGGCGCTGGAGTGGGCGCGTACGACCCACCCGCAGGTCACCCTGGTCGACGACAGCTCGATGCTGGTCGCCGCCGACATCGACGTGTACGCGCCGTGCGCCCTCGGCGGCGCGCTGAACGACGACACCGTGCCCGCCCTGCGGGCGAAGGTGGTCGCCGGCGCGGCGAACAACCAGCTCGCCCACCCGGGCATCGAGAAGTTGCTGGCCGACCGGGGCATCCTCTACGCCCCGGACTACGTGGTCAACGCCGGTGGTGTGATCCAGGTCGCCGACGAGATCGAGGGCTTCAACTTCGACCGGGCCAAGCTGCGGGCCACCCGGATCTACGACACGACCCGCGAGATCCTCCAGCTGGCCGACGCCGAGGGCGTCCCGCCGGCGGTCGCGGCGGACCGGCTTGCCGAGCGACGGATGGCCGAGGTCGGGCGGCTGCGCACCATCCACCTCCGCTGA
- a CDS encoding DUF3073 domain-containing protein translates to MGRGRAKAKQTKVARELKYHSPNTDLTALQRELAGAGKSEHNFDDDYKEYVDDDDEDHADEDPDTWVRPTR, encoded by the coding sequence ATGGGGCGCGGCCGTGCTAAGGCCAAGCAGACGAAGGTGGCCCGGGAGTTGAAGTACCACTCCCCGAACACCGACCTCACCGCCTTGCAGCGTGAACTGGCGGGTGCTGGTAAGTCTGAGCACAACTTCGACGACGACTACAAAGAGTATGTCGACGACGATGATGAGGATCACGCGGACGAGGACCCAGACACCTGGGTCCGTCCGACCCGCTGA
- a CDS encoding SRPBCC family protein, whose product MGQEMPDPADIRQDFDQFSLRCDLLVPAAAERAFEVFTGALTRWWVVEYTWSGPEALAELGMEPRSGGMLYEIGPYGFRGDWGRVLTWDPPRRLVFTWQIGPDRVPVPDPARASEVEVLFLPEAPEQTRVELEHRHFDRHGEAAEGYRQALTAGWHELLSRYVATVDGHHPPLG is encoded by the coding sequence ATGGGACAGGAGATGCCCGATCCGGCGGACATCCGGCAGGACTTCGACCAGTTCTCCCTCCGCTGCGATCTCCTGGTCCCCGCAGCCGCGGAGCGCGCCTTCGAGGTGTTCACCGGCGCGCTCACCCGCTGGTGGGTCGTCGAATACACCTGGTCCGGCCCGGAGGCACTCGCCGAGCTGGGCATGGAGCCCCGCTCGGGCGGCATGCTGTACGAAATCGGTCCCTACGGCTTCCGTGGCGACTGGGGGCGGGTGCTCACCTGGGACCCACCGCGTCGTCTCGTCTTCACGTGGCAGATCGGGCCGGACCGGGTGCCCGTACCGGACCCGGCCCGCGCGAGCGAGGTCGAGGTGCTCTTCCTTCCGGAGGCACCGGAGCAGACCCGGGTGGAACTGGAGCACCGGCACTTCGACCGGCACGGCGAGGCCGCCGAGGGCTACCGGCAGGCGCTGACCGCCGGCTGGCACGAGCTGCTGTCCCGCTACGTCGCCACCGTCGACGGTCACCACCCGCCGCTGGGCTGA